One genomic segment of Tripterygium wilfordii isolate XIE 37 chromosome 9, ASM1340144v1, whole genome shotgun sequence includes these proteins:
- the LOC120004822 gene encoding uncharacterized protein LOC120004822, with product MAKGRRLTASRSERLLGSSYSYNQGSTGGDESELGEEDVWSMVDEADRNEVVVNDSQSDWSARAPAESNGSISSRNRRRIPRDGRHVGGLSLAFEDSGKTGSARVVHKIRAHDSVESPRGGHHMATSAPMNVPDWSKIYRVGSVESLPDSDDNGMDERDSEMVPPHVYLARSRKSSGMSVFEGVGRTLKGRDLRRVRDAVWSQTGFDG from the coding sequence ATGGCGAAGGGCCGGCGACTGACAGCGAGTCGGAGCGAACGCTTACTCGGAAGCAGCTACAGCTACAACCAAGGATCCACGGGAGGAGACGAATCGGAGCTCGGCGAAGAAGATGTTTGGTCGATGGTTGATGAAGCCGATCGGAACGAGGTTGTTGTGAACGATTCACAGAGTGATTGGAGTGCACGCGCCCCCGCTGAGAGCAACGGGAGTATTTCTTCCAGGAACCGTCGCCGGATTCCGCGGGATGGACGCCACGTAGGTGGACTCTCACTGGCTTTCGAAGATTCTGGCAAAACAGGATCGGCAAGGGTGGTGCACAAAATCCGAGCCCATGACAGCGTGGAATCCCCACGTGGAGGCCACCACATGGCCACGTCTGCACCTATGAACGTACCGGACTGGAGCAAGATCTACCGGGTCGGATCAGTCGAATCGCTGCCCGACTCGGATGACAACGGTATGGATGAGCGCGACTCGGAGATGGTGCCACCACACGTATACTTGGCACGCAGTCGGAAATCCAGCGGGATGTCGGTTTTTGAGGGCGTCGGACGGACGCTCAAGGGGCGTGACCTCCGGCGCGTGCGCGATGCGGTTTGGAGCCAGACCGGGTTCGATGGGTAA